From Vespula vulgaris chromosome 18, iyVesVulg1.1, whole genome shotgun sequence:
gataaaattacTACATTTATGAGACAAACACGACTTAAACGAGATTTTTTGTATGGCCATAAACCAAGGAAGGATAGAAGACGATAATTGAGTTTATAGAAACGCTTCTCGAAAATCTCCATACCGTTAAGAGAACGTTAGACAGGGTGAATGATATTTGTTGGGAAATCAAAGGGAAGTAGCCTTCGTGTACATTGGTTGgtaatattcttataaaatattcaggAAGACCAGTCAAGAATATAACGGGCGCGTTATGTCAAGTTGATTTCTCTTGTAactgttattattacaaaGGTAAGATAATTACTAGTGTTTTATGGAATTCTGTCACGCCATATAGTCGTACGAAGGGAGAATGAACgagttttaattataaattcaaacCCTTGGATAGTAATGTCAAACCCTTGAAGTATCTTTTAGTAAGAAAAGTCAAAGTTACGTGAGAATATTAGTTTGATAACAAACGTATGACACGTAGTAATCTTACCATCAGCTTATCTACTTCAAACATAGTGTAGATTTCATACTTCTAACAAATCATAATGGCTTTGTATTACTTGGAAAAATATTGCTCACTCGGAAGAAGATTCATATGatcacaattttattttcttcgaagattGTAGTTGGTCTTCAGATATTTACATCTACGCTTTTCGATTCGGTCTATTTCAATGAATGAAGTATTGAAGAGAATAGTGCGATCATTAATCAAGtcttgattatttaaaatacgatTTCTTAATGTTCCAAGGACAACGCCATAATGATTGAGGTAGATATTTAAAcgatctttaatattttacatccgaaaataatagaatcaagcgtattttttataatatacatgttatatattaaagtccatattctatatattttttggtgaccttatatattcattaagtGATGTTATGAATACTGTTTTTTGGTAGACATCTTTTGTTACATGATCGTatagatttaaattaataaagatacaTTACCAACAATTACTATTTTAGACATTCTGtcagaatttataatataattgaaattgcACCTATATTTAAACAACTAACAATTTACAAATGTCAATGCTTGATTATTGAACCGATGAAAGTACCATGAAGTATGAGGTAGAAGTTCGTAGGatcttaaagaaattttgagaTCGGTTAGTAAAATCAAATGAATCTATAAATCtgtaatttcttatttatcttacAGTTGAAAAACCATCCAGacagtagatatatatttttccggCTGACACACGAGCAGGTTCAAGACTCCTTTTCATAATCACTATCAATAATTTTCGTACTTCTATAGGTGCTTCATACCAGAGGCCGCTATAActacacatataaaaaattaattattatcacatATTTTCATctgtaatgtatgtatatctatagaaTATTCAGTAATggtttaattaaattgtttcAGATCGTTCGCTGTCCATTTACATATTACTTACGCTTTAAAATAAACTTCGCTGCTGGAATCTATTACATTTTGTCCGGCCAAACTGGCAAATAGTAAATGGAGTAACTCGCCAACTACTAatgcaatatatttaattgctTCTGATGATTGatcatacaatatatttatctgtaataataaatggaaTACTTTTtatggaaagaaaggaaattatagaataagaaaatgtaCGATTTATAATCGACACTTACTTGATAAAGACAGAAGCTCATACAAAGAACGTTCAAACCACATTGTATCAGCAAAGAATACGAAAACAAAGATTCCATACGTTTGACGAAcctttatttgaaaaatttcattcattaatcGCGACAAAACTTGTTGCGATTAATATTTgaacaatttatttcttttataatactcACTCTAAAGCTCTCTTATGTCCTTCgattgaaagagaaacatggttgtaacattcttttttttgaaaatcagATAATCCATCCTGAATCATGTTGTCCTTCAGGAAGTTTTCCAAACGAAAACTATGttgtagaaatatttatcgcaAATCGCTTAAGTAGAAAAAGTCGAGATagtagaacaaaaattatcaacaaTTTAATTCTCACCCTACTACGGAAAATACACCACTAACGTGACAACAGAAGACCATTAGTTGAGTATCAGTGGCAATGAAAGTTgttatattgattattattgaaatggTCATATGACAATAGATCAAatagaaatgtttttcttcGTCAAGGAAGTATTCGGCGGGAGTAGGTAATTTCATATGACGACTCTCGTTTAAAGGTATGATCACATCCATCAAGGGTGGTATGAATGTTACCAATAGAAATAATGACATgaaactatatatgtatactagaaaaagaaatgatagaatattttctttccttttttcagtGTAAAAAAAGCATTATATAATCTTACTTGCGTATCCTAAAGTATACATTTTTGCGGAATGGGCAAACTTCTTCATAATGTCAATCTCTTCCTTGGACTTCCACATATTCCAATCCATTATCATATTATCCATAAGCAATTTAATCTACGAACGTGAGTTAAAactaaatctttttataattaaggGGATATAGATCATTGTCATAAACTTACATCGAGTACACTGAAATCAAATAGATAATACTTAATAATGACAATTGACGATGCAACCCAAACTGGTATAACTTCTTTCATGATATTAAAGTTTCCTTTAGAAGTATAGAGTTTaagaatctataaaaaataaaataaatatgttcaatctccttttaaaatatatcagaaGAATATCAAAAGTTACTTGTGTTAAGTTGAACGATAGCATCGGTATATTCATCAGGCAAACACGGATTAAACGAGATTTTTCATATGGCCACAAACCAAGGAAGCATAAGagacgataattaattttatagaaacgaTTCTTGAAGATATCCATGTCGTTAAGAGAACGCAAAGGAGACTGAACGATATTCTCTAAGAAGTCAAAGGGTAGTTTCTCCCGCATAAAATATTCAGGTAGACTTCAGTCAAGAATATGACAGACGTTACAAGAAGTAGACTTCTCCTAGAGCTGTTATTATCACGAATGCAAAATAATTGCTAGTGTACAATAGCATTCTATCACGTCATATCAATCTCAGAAGATGGAATGTACGTGTTTTAATTCTAAATTCAAACCCTTGGGTTGTCATAAAACAGAAATGTCTTTGATAGGAGCTTTGATAACAAACGTATAAcacgtattaatattttaccatCGGTTTCTACTTTAGACGTATTGTGATATGTACATAGTTATGACAGTATGTAGTATCTTTAcattactttgaaaaatacTTCTTCGaagttgaaagagagagaaaaagaaaaagctattTACatgttttcttcgaaattgcAGTTCTTCTTCAGATATTTACATCGATGgttttcgtttcgatttattttcataaatgatGTGTTCAAGAGAATCAATATAATCGTCTAGGTCTTGATTACTTCAAATAAGATCTATTAATCAAAAAATCGAGGACAACGTGATGATTGAGGTAGATATTTAAacaatctttaatattttacaccCCAAGCgtattctttataatatatatgttatatatcaaaatccatattctatatattttttgatgaccttatatattcattaaatgaTGATATGAATATTGTTCTTTGGTAGACATCTTTTATTATGTGATCGtaaagttttaaattaataagaatacaTTACCAACAATTATTGTCTTAGGCATTCTGCAGTTTCCCTGAAAAGGCTtggaaagtaaataaatttaaaaattaattaataagaacttgaaaaaaaataacaaaatgaacACTTCTAACCGTCTGtcagaatttataatataattgaaattgcacctatatttaaataactaacaatttataaatgtcAATGATTAATTACTGAACCGATGAAAGTACCATGAAGTATGAAGTAGAAGTTCGTAGaatcttaaagaaattttgagaTCGGTTACTAAAAtcatatgaatgtataaatctataatttcttattagcTTACCATTGCGAAACCATCCAGACAGTAGACGAACATTTTCCCAGCGGATAATTGAGAAGATTTAAAGCTCCTTCTCATGATCAATATAAGTAATTTACGTATTTCTATAGGGGCCTCATACCAGAGGCCACTATAActggatatataaaaaaataattattgacatatatttttatttatagtgtTTATATATCTCTCGAATATTAAGTAATAGATTAACTGAATTATTTCAGATCGTTCGCTGcccatttatatattacttacgctttaaaataaatttcgctGCTGCAATCTATTACATTTTGTCCAGCTAAACTGGCAAATAGTAAATGAAATAACTCAGCACAGACAATggcaataaatttaattacttcTATCGACTGATCATACAATACTGCTACCtgcaataataaatgaaattctttttatgaataaaaagaaaatgtatgaaaGGAGAGAGTATATAAATTGCTATCGATACTCACTTGATACAGACAAATGCTCATACAAATAACGTTCAACCCACATTGTATCAGCAAAGAATACGAAAACAAAGATTCCATACGTTTGACGAACctttgtttgaaaaatttcattcattaatcGCGACAAAACTTGTcgcaattaatatttaaacaatttattttttttataatactaacTCTAAAGCTCTCTTGTGTCCTTTGATTGAAAGCGAAATATGGTtgtaacattcttttttttgaagatCAGACAATCCATTCAGAGTCGTCTTGTTCTCCAGAAAGTTTTCCAAACGAAAACTATGttgtagaaatatttatcgcaAATCGCTTAAGTAGAAAAAGTCGAGAAAGTTGAacaaaaattatcaacaaTTTAATTCTCACCCTACTACGGAAAATACACCACTAACGTGACAACAAAAGACCATTAATTGAGTATCAGTGGCAATGAAAGTCGTTATGTtgattataattgaaatagcCATGTGACAATAGATCAAGTAGAAATGTTCTTCTTCGTCAACGAAATACTCGCCGAGGACAGGTAATTCCATATGACGACTCTCGTTTAAAGGTATAATTACATCCATTAAGGACGGTATGAATGTGGCCAATAGATATAATGACAtgaaaacatatatgtatactacaaaaagaaatgacagaagattttctttccttttttcagtGTAAAAGGAGCCTTATATAATCCTACTTGTGTATCCTAAAGTATACATTTTTGCGGAATGGGCAAACTTCTTCATAATGTCAATCTCTTCCTTGGACTTCCACATATTCCAATCCATTATCATATTATCCATAAGCAATTTAATCTACGAACGTGAGTTAAAactaaatctttttataattaaggGGATATAGATCATTGTCATAAACTTACATCGAGTACACTGAAATCAAATAGATAATACTTAATAATGACAATTGACGATACAATCCAAACTGGTATAACTTCTTTCATGATATCAAAGTTTCCTTGAGAAGTATAGAGTTTAAGAatctataagaaataaaatgaataagttCAATCtccttttaaaatatatcagaaGAATATCAAAAGTTACTTGTGTTAAGTTGAACGATAGCATCGGTATATTCATCAGGCAAACACGGATTAAACGAGATTTTTCATATGGCCACAAACCAAGGAAGCATAAGagacgataattaattttatagaaacgaTTCTTGAAGATATCCATGTCGTTAAGAGAACGCAAGGGAGACTGAACGATATTCTCTAAGAAGTCAAAGGGTAGTTTCTCCCGCATAAAATATTCAGGTAGACTTCAGTCAAGAATATGACAGACGTTACCAGAAGTAGATTTCTCCGAGCAGTTATTATCACGAATGCAAAATAATTGCTAGTGTACAATAGCATTCTATCACGTCATATCAATCTCAGAAGATAGAATGTACGTGTTTTAATTCTAAATTCAAACCCTTGGGTTGTCATAAAACAGAAATGTCTTTGATAGGAGCTTTGATAACAAACGTATAAcacgtattaatattttaccatCGGTTTCTACTTTAGACGTATTGTGATATGTACATAGTTATGACAGTATATAGTATCTTTAcattactttgaaaaatacTTCTTActtggaaatgaaaaagagaaagagagagaaggagagagagtgTTTACAAAGACATTTACAAGTTTGTTTGCTTCGAACATTGCAGTTGTTCTTCAAACATTTACATTCATATTTTCCGTttcatttattcgatatattttaatgaacgaTGTGGTAAAAAGAATCAATATAATCCTCCATGTCTGGATTACAAGTAGGATTTAAGTAGGATTTATTGATTAATTCACCGAAGATAACACCATGAAGTATGAGGTAGAAGTATGAACGATCTGTACAAAATATTAGATAGAATGAATTATTAGAagtatattaatgtatttatgtgtacgcatgtatatgttattaatttacCGTTGAAAAACCTTTCAGACAAAAGACAAATACTTTCCCACCAGTCAATTTGGAAGGTTTCATGCCTCGTTTTATTACCAAgagtaataattttcttatctctatCGGTGCCTCGTACCATAGACCATTGTATCTTtaaggatataaaaattatttgaaatgtttttcaaaatatttcattgctatcgaaatttttacatACGCTTTTAAAAAGGTTTCACTACTATGATCAATTATCCTTTGTCCGGAATAACAAATgcaaaatatatgaaataattgtgCAGCTAAAAAGGCACCATACTTGAATGTTTCTGTGGACATGTCTAACAACATTGTCATCTGTAAAttcaatgtaattaatttaaaatttattttttattttaaagtaatCTATGGAACAACACTCACTCGATATAAGGAAACGCTCAAGCAAGCTACGTTTATTCCACATTGTATAAGCAAAGGGGTTGAGAAAGATGATTCGATGAGATTCGCAAACCttcattgaaaaaattcaatcaCAACTTGCCAACGTCCTAGCTAGAGTATTTCGATTTATCATACTAACTCTATAGCTCTGCTGTGGCCTTTGATGGAACATGCAACGTATTTGAATGATTCtggataattaaaatatttattcgtagtAGTATCACTTTTCATTAATCGTTCGAAACGAAACCtacaattaattcattttgcACCAGTTACTAACATcagattttgattattatgaaaacatgaaagaaaaagaaaaacaaaaaaaaaggaaagaagaattaatatttttatacccTACGACTGAAAACACTCCGCAGACGTGAGAAGTGAAAACGAAGAACTGAGTATCGGTTGCTATTACAATCGTCATAGCGAGTAGAATTGTTAAAGCCATGTggcagaaaataaaataaaaatgtttagattgatcgataaaatattcgcCTAAAACAATTGGTTGCAAAGGCCGTGATTCGTTCAAAGGTAAAATTATGTCCAGAAAAAGAGGTAGAAACGATATTGATAAAAACAATATCgtactaatatatatgtatactaaaaaaaaaataatatatatatatatatatgactatTCTTAAGTAGAAAATATGATATCTCACTGGTATATGCCAAAGTATAGAGACGACCTTCCTCAgcatatcttttaattatttctatttcttccttcgtatTCCACATCTTCCAATCGATGATCATTTTATCCAAAAGTTTTCTTATCTAAGAACATCATAAAGAATCAAATTCATCGCAATCATTActtgaattattatacaaacTTACATTGAACATACCGatgtaataagtataatacttGATCGCCATGTTTATCATCGTTGCCATAGTCGGGACTATttcaataatgatattaaagtCTCCTTTAGAAGTGTACAATTGAAATATCTGTGTAAAAGTCATGGTAATATTAAGtctgatttattatatttttcttgcaATAGTGTTTATGAATGATCACCTGTGTCATGTTAAAAGATACCAGTGCAAT
This genomic window contains:
- the LOC127070541 gene encoding uncharacterized protein LOC127070541 encodes the protein MREKLPFDFLENIVQSPLRSLNDMDIFKNRFYKINYRLLCFLGLWPYEKSRLIRVCLMNIPMLSFNLTQILKLYTSQGNFDIMKEVIPVWIVSSIVIIKYYLFDFSVLDIKLLMDNMIMDWNMWKSKEEIDIMKKFAHSAKMYTLGYASKIIFLFLVYIYSFMSLFLLVTFIPPLMDVIIPLNESRHMKLPTPAEYFLDEEKHFYLIYCHMTISIIINITTFIATDTQLMVFCCHVSGVFSVVGFRLENFLKDNMIQDGLSDFQKKECYNHVSLSIEGHKRALEFVKRMESLFSYSLLIQCGLNVLCMSFCLYQINILYDQSSEAIKYIALVVGELLHLLFASLAGQNVIDSSSEVYFKAYSGLWYEAPIEVRKLLIVIMKRSLEPARVSAGKIYIYCLDGFSTVLKLCTSEGNFDIMKEVIPVWVTSLNVVIKYYTFDLSILDIKLLMDNMMMDWSMLKSKEEIEIMKKFARLGRLYTLGYTIYIYIFMSLFLLVTFIPPLMDIIIPLNESRHMELPVLGEYFLDEEKHFYLIYCHMAVTITISITILIATDTQLMVFCCHVSGAFAVVGFRLEHFLRNDITLDELSELQRRECYKHVSLSINGHKRALEFVKRMESLFSYSLLMQCGLNIVCMSICLYQIIKLYDNSVETIKFIAFFIGELIHLFVTSLSGQTIIDHSSDVYFKAYSGLWYEAPIEVRKLLILIMRRSLEPSRLTAGDIFIYCLDGFATPFQGNYWISKQSAIRLNAYHSTTKESSMYIIYIK
- the LOC127070495 gene encoding uncharacterized protein LOC127070495 — protein: MKFFKQRFVKRMESLFSYSLLIQCGLNVICMSICLYQVAVLYDQSIEVIKFIAIVCAELFHLLFASLAGQNVIDCSSEIYFKAYSGLWYEAPIEIRKLLILIMRRSFKSSQLSAGKMFVYCLDGFAMVS
- the LOC127070542 gene encoding odorant receptor 4-like — its product is MDIFQRHFYKLNNQLLSLVGLWPYQDKRSRLSRLYFLNIALVSFNMTQIFQLYTSKGDFNIIIEIVPTMATMINMAIKYYTYYIGMFNIRKLLDKMIIDWKMWNTKEEIEIIKRYAEEGRLYTLAYTIYIYISTILFLSISFLPLFLDIILPLNESRPLQPIVLGEYFIDQSKHFYFIFCHMALTILLAMTIVIATDTQFFVFTSHVCGVFSVVGFRFERLMKSDTTTNKYFNYPESFKYVACSIKGHSRAIEFANLIESSFSTPLLIQCGINVACLSVSLYRMTMLLDMSTETFKYGAFLAAQLFHIFCICYSGQRIIDHSSETFLKAYNGLWYEAPIEIRKLLLLVIKRGMKPSKLTGGKVFVFCLKGFSTVN